In Paenibacillus hexagrammi, the following are encoded in one genomic region:
- a CDS encoding sensor histidine kinase: MSNPIGRNVTTSQTYSSNDVLSLVRAWRDPDTKEVLGVILIDLRMDMFKKIFENLQLEKSGFIYILDKNGEIVYSPVNSIVYRIRQEWLQDNPSVTKEIRGHDYRILYNDYEAYHWKIIGVIPNDDYRRVVMDLRTYTFIVTIITLVLASLAATYFTETIIRPVRKLMRLMRRVQSGDLNQRFVSETKDEIGQLGHSFNHMVEEIKNLINLVYMEQKKKREAELQVLQAQIKPHFLYNTLDTIQWMAQEYKADDIIEIIGALTNLFRIGLNKGYELISIREEVKHAESYLIIQMSRYMGKMEFEMDIPEEVKRYHILKLVLQPLIENAIYHGIKARLGKGRIRISALLHQDTVRFRVEDDGAGIKPERLEEINRVLRGEEKRSEEAGFGLFNVNERIQLTYGIAYGLRVYSEYGKGTTVELIHPIVHTKHEEVTNHVEANDRGR; this comes from the coding sequence ATCAGCAACCCGATCGGTCGAAATGTAACTACAAGCCAAACATACAGCTCCAACGATGTACTATCGCTTGTTCGCGCATGGAGAGACCCGGACACCAAGGAAGTGTTAGGCGTCATCCTGATTGATTTGCGCATGGATATGTTTAAGAAAATCTTTGAAAACCTGCAGCTGGAAAAGTCCGGCTTTATTTATATTTTGGATAAAAATGGAGAAATCGTATATTCTCCAGTGAATTCTATTGTATACAGGATTAGGCAAGAGTGGCTTCAGGACAACCCTAGTGTGACCAAAGAGATAAGAGGCCATGATTACCGGATTCTTTATAACGATTATGAAGCTTATCATTGGAAAATTATCGGAGTCATCCCGAATGACGATTACAGGCGCGTCGTGATGGATCTTCGTACCTATACGTTTATTGTGACCATCATTACACTGGTGCTCGCTTCCCTTGCAGCTACGTATTTTACCGAGACGATCATTCGCCCTGTACGCAAGCTAATGAGGTTGATGAGAAGAGTACAGAGCGGGGATCTGAACCAACGGTTCGTGAGTGAAACGAAGGACGAAATCGGGCAGTTGGGACACAGTTTTAATCACATGGTCGAAGAGATCAAGAATTTGATCAATCTTGTCTATATGGAGCAGAAAAAGAAACGGGAAGCGGAGCTTCAGGTGCTGCAGGCTCAAATCAAGCCGCATTTTCTATACAATACGCTGGATACCATCCAGTGGATGGCGCAGGAATACAAAGCGGACGATATTATCGAAATTATCGGCGCACTTACCAATCTCTTCCGTATAGGCCTTAACAAAGGGTATGAATTGATTTCGATCCGTGAAGAAGTGAAGCATGCGGAAAGCTATTTAATTATACAAATGTCAAGGTATATGGGGAAAATGGAGTTTGAAATGGATATTCCTGAGGAGGTCAAACGCTATCATATCCTAAAGCTTGTCCTTCAGCCCTTGATTGAAAACGCTATCTATCACGGAATTAAGGCAAGGCTGGGCAAGGGCAGGATACGTATCAGCGCATTACTACATCAAGATACTGTACGATTTCGGGTGGAAGATGACGGAGCAGGAATCAAGCCGGAGCGTCTGGAAGAAATCAACCGGGTTTTACGCGGTGAAGAAAAGCGAAGCGAAGAAGCAGGCTTTGGTCTGTTTAACGTGAATGAGCGAATTCAGCTCACTTATGGAATCGCTTACGGTCTTCGCGTATACAGCGAGTACGGCAAAGGTACTACCGTCGAGCTGATTCATCCGATCGTACATACGAAGCATGAAGAGGTGACAAACCATGTGGAAGCTAATGATCGCGGACGATGA
- the yjfF gene encoding galactofuranose ABC transporter, permease protein YjfF — protein sequence MRPSLKITSSNITILATLLLFLVLYGIGSVMFTGFFSLQVFLNLFVDNAYLIIVATGMAFVILTGGIDLSVAALIALVSVVSAELLRAGVHPMLVIPSVLVLGTIFGYLQGYLICRFDIHPWIVTLGGMFLARGTCFLISTESIVIDNPMYRSISNAKVPLFGGASLSVSVIIALITVAAGMYVSKYTAFGRNVYAIGGNERSASLMGLPVYSTKLAVYTLSGFCSALGGVIFTFYMLSGYALHLMGGEMDAIAACVIGGILLTGGFGYLIGPMLGVLSAGVIQTIIMFQGTLSSWWTKIVIGFLLFAFIALQRAIVSRREKSRKPDALKKKDSQKAAISL from the coding sequence ATGAGACCGTCTTTGAAGATTACTTCATCCAATATCACTATTCTGGCTACACTGCTCTTATTTCTGGTGCTATACGGTATTGGCTCGGTGATGTTTACCGGATTTTTTTCCTTACAAGTATTCTTGAACTTGTTTGTGGATAACGCGTATCTCATCATCGTGGCTACGGGGATGGCCTTCGTGATTTTGACCGGAGGTATTGATCTATCCGTCGCAGCATTAATCGCTCTAGTCAGTGTAGTTTCGGCAGAGCTTCTGCGTGCAGGCGTCCATCCGATGCTTGTGATTCCGTCAGTTCTCGTGCTTGGCACGATATTTGGATACTTGCAGGGCTACTTAATTTGCCGGTTTGATATACATCCATGGATTGTTACTTTGGGCGGTATGTTTTTGGCTCGCGGAACCTGCTTCTTAATCAGCACAGAGAGCATCGTCATCGACAATCCCATGTATCGCAGCATTTCCAATGCGAAGGTTCCCTTGTTCGGTGGAGCAAGCTTATCCGTAAGTGTCATTATTGCGCTTATCACCGTAGCGGCAGGCATGTACGTATCCAAGTATACGGCCTTCGGCCGTAATGTCTATGCGATTGGCGGCAATGAACGTTCCGCATCCCTGATGGGGCTTCCGGTTTATTCCACCAAGTTGGCTGTTTATACGCTCAGTGGATTTTGTTCGGCACTCGGCGGCGTGATTTTTACCTTCTATATGCTCTCCGGCTATGCTCTGCATTTGATGGGAGGAGAAATGGATGCCATTGCTGCTTGTGTAATCGGCGGTATCCTGTTAACTGGCGGATTCGGATATCTGATCGGTCCGATGCTGGGCGTTCTTAGTGCCGGAGTCATTCAAACGATTATTATGTTCCAAGGTACGCTTAGCTCATGGTGGACAAAAATTGTGATCGGCTTTCTATTGTTCGCCTTCATCGCGCTGCAGCGAGCGATCGTGTCCCGCAGGGAAAAATCTCGCAAACCGGATGCATTGAAAAAGAAAGATTCTCAAAAGGCGGCTATTTCCTTATAA
- a CDS encoding MarR family winged helix-turn-helix transcriptional regulator, whose protein sequence is MSVNDSIGFIISKTARKLNQMLSIQFQPYDITTEQWSVLNKLAEEGGITQKELSCRIEKDPTNVTRILDQLERKGWIERVANEEDRRSFLTYATESGRALSDELEPIEKEFVQSILHSVSDEEIALLRSIMARINANLEAKSSEV, encoded by the coding sequence GTGAGTGTCAATGATTCCATAGGCTTTATCATTAGCAAGACGGCAAGGAAGCTGAATCAGATGCTGTCAATTCAATTCCAGCCCTATGATATTACGACCGAGCAATGGTCCGTGCTGAATAAGCTCGCAGAGGAAGGCGGTATTACTCAGAAGGAGCTCTCATGCCGGATTGAGAAGGATCCGACGAATGTCACCCGCATTCTCGACCAATTAGAGCGCAAGGGCTGGATTGAACGGGTTGCCAACGAAGAAGATCGCCGTTCCTTTCTTACTTATGCCACAGAAAGCGGCCGCGCACTGAGCGATGAACTGGAGCCGATAGAGAAAGAGTTCGTCCAAAGCATACTTCATTCGGTCTCCGATGAAGAAATTGCTCTCCTGCGGTCCATTATGGCGCGGATCAACGCGAATTTGGAAGCGAAAAGCAGCGAGGTCTAA
- a CDS encoding ABC transporter permease, with the protein MSQQPSMLHRIKRSKMFWPSVGLALILLFNLFFTPGFFNIRIQSGHLFGSLIDILNRGTPLIIISLGMTLVIAKEGIDISVGSVLAIAASVSAFLLQKQVPFVLALVAGLLCGALCGYWNGLLIAKMKIQPMIATLILLTVGRGIAQLITGGQIITISDKAYRYVGGGYLLGIPFAVIIAMIVFLLLYFLMRRTAFGLFLEAVGANRISSEFAGVHASRVMLSVYIISGLCAAIAGIIISSNITGADANNAGLWIELDAILAVVIGGTSMRGGRFYLGGTILGALFIQTLTTTIYTLGVPPQIVMFVKAIVVIVVCLLQSDIFRNIVAASFGSKQGKKVLAS; encoded by the coding sequence ATGAGTCAGCAACCGAGCATGCTTCATAGGATCAAACGGTCCAAAATGTTTTGGCCGTCTGTCGGCCTTGCGCTAATCCTTCTATTTAATTTGTTTTTTACGCCTGGCTTTTTTAACATTCGCATTCAGAGCGGTCATTTGTTTGGGAGTCTGATCGATATTTTGAACAGGGGAACGCCGCTTATCATCATCTCGCTGGGGATGACCTTGGTTATTGCGAAAGAAGGTATTGATATCTCCGTTGGCTCCGTCTTAGCGATTGCGGCTTCGGTATCCGCATTCCTGCTGCAGAAGCAGGTACCGTTTGTGCTTGCCTTGGTGGCAGGACTTCTATGCGGTGCGCTGTGCGGGTATTGGAACGGGCTTCTTATCGCGAAGATGAAAATACAACCGATGATTGCAACGCTTATTCTGCTTACGGTAGGCCGGGGCATTGCACAGCTTATCACCGGAGGGCAGATTATTACCATCTCCGATAAAGCGTACCGGTATGTGGGCGGCGGGTATTTGCTGGGGATTCCTTTTGCCGTCATCATCGCCATGATCGTGTTCCTGCTCTTGTACTTTTTGATGCGACGTACGGCGTTCGGGCTATTCTTGGAGGCTGTCGGCGCCAATCGGATCTCCAGCGAGTTTGCAGGGGTACATGCATCCCGTGTCATGCTATCTGTCTATATCATAAGCGGCTTGTGTGCAGCCATTGCCGGCATTATTATCAGCTCTAATATCACAGGTGCAGATGCTAACAATGCCGGCCTCTGGATCGAGCTTGATGCCATTCTGGCCGTAGTCATCGGAGGCACTTCGATGCGAGGCGGGAGATTTTACCTGGGAGGAACGATCCTTGGCGCCTTGTTTATCCAAACCTTGACTACGACCATTTACACGCTTGGTGTACCTCCGCAAATCGTAATGTTCGTGAAAGCGATCGTTGTCATTGTTGTATGTCTGCTTCAATCCGACATCTTCCGCAATATCGTTGCGGCTTCATTCGGTAGTAAACAAGGGAAGAAGGTGCTGGCATCATGA
- a CDS encoding radical SAM/SPASM domain-containing protein, giving the protein MKKFKKFYIEITSVCNLACSFCPPTERKANFISIEDFTKTLDQVKPHAEYIYFHVKGEPLLHPKIDQLLDLSHERGFKVNITSNGTLITKNRHKLLGKPALRQMNFSLHSFDGHEGSTDKAGYLAGILDFIHEARTMSDTIFSLRLWNLDRDNATNAERNRNRELLGMIEQAFHLDYRIEEQVVRGKGTKIAPNIYINQDYEFVWPALKEEEDDGKGFCHGLRNQAGVLVDGTVIPCCLDGEGVINLGNIHKQHFSEIIEGERAANLYDGFSRREVVEELCRKCDYRRRFL; this is encoded by the coding sequence ATGAAAAAGTTTAAAAAGTTTTATATCGAGATTACAAGTGTATGTAATTTGGCCTGCTCGTTTTGCCCTCCGACGGAACGGAAGGCTAATTTTATATCGATAGAGGATTTTACAAAGACGCTAGACCAGGTTAAGCCGCACGCCGAATATATTTATTTTCATGTTAAAGGCGAACCGCTGCTGCATCCGAAGATTGATCAGCTGCTTGATCTAAGCCACGAACGCGGCTTTAAAGTAAATATCACGTCCAACGGAACGCTAATTACGAAGAATAGGCACAAGCTGTTGGGCAAACCGGCGCTGAGGCAGATGAATTTTTCCTTGCACAGCTTTGACGGACACGAAGGCTCAACAGACAAGGCCGGATATTTGGCCGGTATTCTGGATTTTATTCATGAGGCGCGAACGATGTCGGATACGATCTTCTCACTGCGTCTGTGGAACCTGGATCGAGATAACGCGACGAATGCTGAGCGCAATCGAAATAGGGAGCTGCTGGGTATGATCGAACAAGCCTTTCATCTGGACTACCGGATTGAAGAGCAGGTTGTGCGCGGCAAAGGCACCAAGATCGCACCGAATATTTATATCAATCAGGATTACGAATTTGTATGGCCGGCGCTGAAAGAGGAAGAAGATGACGGAAAGGGCTTCTGCCATGGTCTCCGCAACCAAGCAGGCGTGCTTGTAGACGGCACAGTTATACCCTGCTGTCTGGACGGCGAAGGTGTCATTAATCTAGGGAACATCCATAAGCAGCATTTCTCTGAGATTATCGAAGGCGAGCGAGCCGCGAACTTGTACGACGGCTTCTCGCGGAGGGAAGTTGTCGAGGAGCTTTGCCGGAAGTGCGATTACCGGAGAAGATTTTTGTAG
- a CDS encoding substrate-binding domain-containing protein, with product MKAASRMRVVFVVALISLLVLTMTTVGSYMLSTDSATDDQQFLIGISQPNLDEPRQLFMNNEIRKEAEKHSNVRLIFTDAAENSEKQIYDVEKLMQYGIDLLIISLNDSEQLTPIVTEAYKSIPVIVLGRGVTGYDYSLFIGPDNESIGRKSAQLASELLKGSGGDIIEIEGVANSTSVEETSRGFNDELERRMNKPIVKSVVGDWQRDKAEDEMLRILPDYPKVRLIFAHSDAMALGASRAIQKLGLQGIHVLGIDGLDTIDGGFELVKNGILSGSVTSPIGGKEAVQYALDILHHEKGLPKKIILRSHLITGELTSGELSPGVTEEPAKESEELTNAKKIVLGVAVVGNESSWRNVNTESIREAAEGEKDIELVMQNAQGSQEKQIQIIRNFIARKVDAIAFSPIVETGWDEVLKEAKDAGIPILLTDRKVKVEDDSLWTTFIGSDFIEEGRRAARWLVEREQSESSGGRQVNIVELQGTKGSAPAIERKKGFEEVLSENEAFHIVASEIGDFTLESGQQLMEKVLRSGIKPDVVFAHNDDMALGAIKALEQAGLKPGTDIQVLSVDATRVAFQAMIAQKLNMSVECNPLLGPQIMKAVKDLAAGKEIPLNIITAEGIFTQETAKREFSIRKY from the coding sequence ATGAAGGCTGCATCTCGGATGAGGGTTGTTTTCGTCGTAGCATTGATTAGCTTGCTTGTTCTCACGATGACAACGGTGGGGAGTTATATGCTGTCTACTGATTCTGCTACCGATGATCAACAGTTTCTGATTGGCATCAGCCAGCCGAATCTGGATGAGCCGAGGCAGCTCTTCATGAATAATGAAATTCGTAAGGAGGCGGAGAAGCACAGCAATGTGCGGCTTATATTCACGGATGCGGCTGAGAACAGCGAGAAGCAAATCTATGATGTAGAAAAGCTGATGCAGTACGGCATCGATTTGCTGATCATATCCTTGAACGATTCCGAACAGTTGACGCCCATCGTAACGGAGGCCTACAAGAGCATTCCGGTGATTGTGTTAGGCCGAGGCGTAACCGGCTACGATTATTCCTTATTTATCGGACCGGATAATGAATCGATTGGTCGAAAATCCGCACAGCTCGCTTCAGAGCTCCTGAAAGGCAGCGGCGGAGACATTATCGAGATTGAAGGTGTAGCCAACTCCACTTCAGTCGAAGAAACGAGCCGCGGATTCAATGATGAGCTGGAGCGGAGGATGAATAAGCCGATTGTCAAATCGGTCGTCGGTGATTGGCAGCGGGACAAGGCAGAGGATGAAATGCTTCGTATATTGCCCGATTACCCGAAGGTACGGCTTATTTTTGCTCACAGTGATGCTATGGCCCTCGGAGCTTCGCGGGCTATTCAGAAATTAGGTTTACAAGGCATTCATGTGCTGGGTATAGATGGGCTTGATACGATCGATGGCGGTTTTGAGCTGGTTAAGAATGGGATTTTGAGCGGCAGTGTAACGAGCCCGATCGGTGGCAAAGAAGCTGTGCAGTATGCGCTGGACATTCTCCATCATGAGAAGGGGCTGCCGAAGAAGATCATCTTGCGCAGTCATTTGATCACCGGTGAACTGACAAGTGGCGAGCTGAGTCCTGGGGTGACCGAAGAGCCTGCTAAAGAATCGGAGGAATTGACTAACGCGAAGAAAATCGTGCTTGGGGTTGCCGTTGTAGGTAACGAAAGCAGCTGGCGTAATGTCAATACGGAATCCATTCGGGAAGCTGCGGAAGGTGAAAAGGACATTGAACTGGTTATGCAAAATGCCCAAGGCAGTCAGGAGAAGCAAATTCAGATTATACGCAATTTTATTGCGCGAAAGGTAGATGCGATCGCGTTCTCACCGATTGTAGAGACGGGCTGGGATGAGGTGCTGAAGGAAGCGAAAGATGCAGGGATCCCCATCCTTCTGACGGACCGGAAGGTGAAGGTAGAGGATGATTCGCTCTGGACGACATTCATTGGATCCGACTTTATCGAAGAGGGAAGACGTGCGGCCAGATGGCTTGTGGAGCGGGAGCAGTCGGAAAGCAGCGGCGGAAGACAGGTGAACATTGTTGAACTGCAAGGGACGAAAGGATCCGCTCCAGCAATTGAACGCAAAAAAGGCTTTGAAGAGGTACTTTCTGAGAATGAAGCCTTTCATATCGTGGCTTCGGAAATCGGAGATTTTACTTTGGAATCCGGTCAGCAATTGATGGAAAAGGTGCTGCGCAGCGGTATCAAGCCGGATGTGGTGTTTGCTCATAATGACGACATGGCACTGGGAGCCATTAAAGCTCTGGAGCAAGCGGGCTTAAAACCGGGCACGGATATACAGGTTCTTTCCGTAGATGCGACCCGGGTTGCATTTCAAGCCATGATTGCCCAAAAATTGAACATGTCCGTGGAATGTAATCCGCTCCTTGGCCCACAAATTATGAAGGCCGTCAAGGATTTGGCTGCGGGGAAGGAAATTCCGCTTAATATCATCACGGCGGAAGGGATATTTACTCAGGAAACGGCCAAGCGTGAATTCTCAATCCGCAAATATTAA
- a CDS encoding cache domain-containing protein, producing MDVIRRYWQDQSIRFKLNCIFLLIILVSLLTLSLWGSKKYGDYSEQQADQYTLQMIHQVKSNVDFYINHLKDISFYIGSEPVIEKYMQTRGAPDGLASGQVPQVLRKYAERNSEIAGIMLISQSGMFLGHEMYRITRDPLTEESWYKESSSISG from the coding sequence GTGGACGTTATTCGTCGATACTGGCAGGATCAAAGTATTCGCTTTAAGCTAAACTGCATTTTTCTGCTTATCATATTAGTCTCTTTACTTACACTTAGCCTCTGGGGAAGCAAGAAATATGGCGATTACTCCGAACAGCAGGCCGATCAGTATACGCTGCAAATGATTCATCAGGTTAAAAGCAATGTTGACTTTTATATCAACCATTTAAAAGATATATCATTCTACATCGGCAGCGAGCCGGTGATAGAGAAGTACATGCAGACGAGAGGAGCCCCTGACGGTCTTGCTTCCGGGCAAGTGCCGCAGGTGCTCCGCAAGTATGCGGAGCGTAATTCAGAGATAGCAGGCATCATGTTAATCAGCCAAAGCGGCATGTTTTTAGGCCATGAAATGTATCGCATTACGCGAGATCCTTTAACGGAAGAAAGCTGGTACAAAGAGAGCAGTAGCATCTCCGGATGA
- a CDS encoding response regulator transcription factor, with protein MWKLMIADDEPRIRNGLRKALPWEEKEIEVVAEAENGLEALDVAQQVRPDLMFVDINMPFMNGLELIERLKEVLPACIVIVISGHDEFSYAQRAVRLNVFDYLLKPVQRADLSDIVDKAIETLRKDLMEQRHTEWMSNKLQATSSLLREDFMKGWMTGTLSKERIQEERAFYGLHFPGQIGLMLIKPLGKISMNVPNKTWDPQLLEFAVKNIWEEMLQSESTSIVFHLSKGMLCGITALTDISAWMTFQVEFERIVAAYLGVNVLCVQATVEQIDELPQQTEQLIAEINQANSLTPIVLMTKKYLETYYYKEDLSLSEVAEHMNVNANYLSKLLKKELGRSFVDYLTEVRIKKAIQYLNDPTSKMYEIAEKVGYHTQHYFSHTFKKMTGVSPMEFRKRGDHV; from the coding sequence ATGTGGAAGCTAATGATCGCGGACGATGAGCCGCGGATTCGCAACGGTCTTCGCAAAGCCCTCCCTTGGGAGGAGAAAGAGATTGAAGTGGTGGCGGAAGCCGAGAATGGACTAGAAGCCCTGGACGTTGCACAGCAAGTGCGCCCTGACTTAATGTTTGTCGATATCAACATGCCTTTTATGAATGGGCTTGAATTGATTGAAAGACTGAAGGAAGTATTGCCTGCTTGTATTGTGATTGTGATTTCCGGACACGATGAGTTTTCCTATGCACAACGGGCAGTCCGCTTAAACGTATTTGATTACTTATTAAAGCCGGTACAGAGGGCCGACTTAAGCGATATTGTCGATAAGGCGATTGAAACGCTGCGTAAAGACTTAATGGAGCAAAGGCATACGGAATGGATGAGCAACAAGCTTCAGGCGACATCCTCACTGCTACGCGAAGATTTCATGAAGGGCTGGATGACAGGCACGCTTTCCAAAGAGCGCATTCAGGAGGAACGGGCATTCTATGGCCTCCACTTTCCTGGACAAATCGGGCTCATGCTCATTAAGCCGCTTGGCAAAATCAGCATGAATGTGCCTAATAAAACCTGGGATCCTCAACTGCTGGAATTTGCTGTGAAAAATATTTGGGAGGAGATGCTCCAGTCGGAGTCTACCTCGATCGTGTTTCATTTAAGTAAAGGGATGCTATGCGGAATCACTGCCCTAACCGATATATCCGCGTGGATGACGTTTCAGGTGGAGTTTGAACGTATTGTTGCGGCCTATCTAGGTGTAAATGTGCTCTGTGTTCAAGCAACCGTGGAACAAATTGACGAGCTTCCTCAGCAAACCGAGCAGCTTATAGCAGAAATTAATCAGGCCAATAGCTTGACGCCAATTGTATTAATGACCAAGAAATATTTGGAAACCTACTATTATAAGGAAGACTTGTCGCTCTCGGAAGTTGCGGAGCATATGAACGTCAACGCTAACTACTTGAGCAAGCTGCTGAAAAAAGAGCTCGGCCGCTCGTTTGTTGATTATTTAACGGAAGTCCGCATTAAGAAAGCCATTCAATACTTAAATGATCCCACTTCGAAAATGTATGAGATCGCGGAAAAGGTCGGCTATCATACTCAGCACTATTTTAGCCATACCTTCAAGAAAATGACCGGGGTATCACCTATGGAATTTAGAAAACGCGGGGATCATGTATGA